The genomic region aatttttatatatttttttaaaaaaatgaataaataagcgttttttaaaattataaattaatattttaagtaaaagtttgtatttacataaaatttgtatttacatGTTCTACATTGTACAAAATACGTTAtgcaaatatgtattaaaatatgtattaattatgtatttatatttacatataaataattcataagaAACGTAAATTTCACATTAAGATCTTACTATAAGAAAAGATCACTCGCTATATtgaatttatgttataatataacaGATTTctaaacaaaagtattttttcaacagaaaatatatatttttcataatgtgcatatatacaatatatatttgtttttaataattaatattttgcatcTGAAATTACTAATATCACCaacattaatgataaaaattaaactcgAGCAAAATGGAAAAGTTCTTACATTCGGTAGAACACTTTTTGACTATGATCCATTATTATCTGACCAGAATAACAAATAACCAAGAGATGCATTAATATTGCTGTGATTATCACAATGTGACTTATTGCATTTACTATCTTTTCCAACTCATACACGAGctacaacaaataaaaaaatattacatgataatacgttaattttaatttttaatatttgttaatatcttagtatttattaatagaggtaatttttttttttaagtgtataTAACAAATAGCTAATAATGTTTACTCGGATTATGGAGAGACTAAAAATCAAGATATTaagtaataataagaaaaatgtccCTACATAATACATTGAATTCAATAAACTGAcaaatctgtaaataaaaatatgtatattaatatattacaaatgtattacaaatatattatacagaCAGTGACaagaatattatagaaaaaactTCACTCTCGAGCTATCTGGTATTtctttaaacatataatatattcctTGTATGTCACTTCTTCGCTTGTCGATTTGTACGTGTCGATTTTCATGCAGTATTTGCTATCATTTGTGTTTATGCAACATTTGCAATTATTGCTAGTTTTCATATTGATATCCGGTTTTGAAATCATCTCGATTTGTtgactgtaaaataaaattcttacaaTCTTACGCAATAGAATTAcgagagaaaaagttttttatttgtgtacGTACTTAACGATCGAAAATAAACTACAAGCATGAAGTATACGAGTAATATATACACTGTCGACAGCACAAAAAACACCTACACCTAGCAAAAGTGTAGTCGTGAGGTAACAATAAATCGGTACGTAATACTTATCCAAATCTGTTATCTTTTTGATGGGCATCGGAAACTTTCGCGGTCGTGATTCATTGAGAGGCCATATGATATCGAATAATAACGGTTTAAGTGGAATTGTAACATATGAAAATATTGCTAAAAACACCAGaactgtaatttaaaaaaatatatgtttttgtatgttttgtatactttgtatatttataatttatacaacacatgtatatatttatgaattaaacatacattgtaaatatatatttaattataatttatataagtatataaatatatcaaaaatatcattaatattttttattagaaaaattaaataaacacttTATTGATGCAACCGaagaaattttgtgttaaatttttttttattagttgtattaatgtttttgaaatatatactaataaatatataacgtcTGTTATCTTATATTCTTTACTCACgcgtataaattattatcaattttcgTGATAGAccagaataatttttaagaatacgCATTTCAGATTCCTTTGTAAATATATTCCAATGATTTTccataatttcatataaatgtcGTACCTGACCATAACACgtactattatttaaaacaataattaaaaatatataaataaatcagtAATATTTAGAATACATATACCTTGTTATAATTCCAAAACTCATTACACAACTTCATAATAAACATTATCATTGCGATTGTGATAAAAAAAGACTCAAAAATCAATTCTGTGTCTTTCCAATCATCACATAAGAATATTATCTGAGCGCAATATTAATTCCAAGttattaagtatacattatatgtacaaaaagtatatgtaaaaaacattttatgcgTTACTTGAATTCATGTAAATAGATATTTGTGTTGATGTATTATTACCTCTAGTTGAATGCCACTTATTTCAAGCACGAATAATGAAATCGGTAACAAATatcttacaaatttattttgaaatggcCAAAGACCAAAACGTGACAGTAATGTTTTATTGATATTGTATTCTCGTATAATGTGCACCAACATagtatttttactataaattttatgatatgAATGACATACATATGAAGAATTGAAAATGAGTAAAAAAGTATGAGGTAAATGATAATCCGTCATTTACATTTGGTACATTATTCATGTGAAATGTGCTAgtgaaatatgttataaatgtaGATGCAACTAattttaaagtgtttttttgTGTCTAAGCGAAATTTAATTGTAGAAGTTCTCTATCGAAACTGGACAATGTCATGACACAATCGCTCAACATCTTGAATCTTGAATTAAGAGGGGACTATAAAATATACGGGGCATTAATCTTTAAGtgataaaaatgtcatgaagTAGAAAATGCCTGCTCGCACCATCttaaagaaaatacaaagataTGTATAATTTGTCTTCTGTACAACACAAGTAAAAATTCAAGACTCATACTTACTGCAGCATAAGTCaccattaataataaaaatacattaccaGGTAGTAATTCGCAAGGTATAAAACTAACTAAACTATTATGAAGAGTTAGAATCAACGGCGACTTTAATCGTGGTGAAAATGCGTTCCATTCTACAGcgtatctttaaatataaattgacgatgtgatttatatttaatggacaattatattcaataaacgattaaaatttttatatataaatttttaatacgtttATGGAATGCAAACAAAGAAGCGCAATTTATCACTTACAAAtcgatttttaaagaaaacgaaTATTATCagtgtatcaaaaaatttacataaagttcattttatataaaatctagtACATAATATCTAGTATATAAAACATATGTTAAtgacatttattaatatgatcgaaatttacattatatataatgcaTGTGTATAAAAAgctaaaactttatattatgattttactataaaaaattctctatatgtttgtattgattttataacaaatttataaacacaatattaagtactttttgaatagaaaatgttatgtataaattttttgaattgtgcataaaaatatatgcgtcacaattaatgttttatgtttggaattactaatattatcaacATTAATGATAAATGTGAAATTCAAGCAAAATAGAGATTCTTACATTTGATAGAACACTCTTTCATTCTTATCTAACTTTTGACCAGAATaacaaaagaatataatatgCAGTAACGTGCCTATAActgcatcaatattttttaatatcttttctaaTTGAGCCAACACGacctacaatat from Solenopsis invicta isolate M01_SB chromosome 7, UNIL_Sinv_3.0, whole genome shotgun sequence harbors:
- the LOC105195871 gene encoding odorant receptor 63a isoform X1 gives rise to the protein MTDYHLPHTFLLIFNSSYVCHSYHKIYSKNTMLVHIIREYNINKTLLSRFGLWPFQNKFVRYLLPISLFVLEISGIQLEIIFLCDDWKDTELIFESFFITIAMIMFIMKLCNEFWNYNKVRHLYEIMENHWNIFTKESEMRILKNYSGLSRKLIIIYTLLVFLAIFSYVTIPLKPLLFDIIWPLNESRPRKFPMPIKKITDLDKYYVPIYCYLTTTLLLGVGVFCAVDSVYITRILHACSLFSIVNQQIEMISKPDINMKTSNNCKCCINTNDSKYCMKIDTYKSTSEEVTYKEYIICLKKYQIAREFVSLLNSMYYVGTFFLLLLNILIFSLSIIRLVYELEKIVNAISHIVIITAILMHLLVICYSGQIIMDHSQKVFYRIYAVEWYALSWRFKSLMLITLRKSFTPCGLKTAIFSLSLETYAAMVKAGVSYFMTFLSFKD
- the LOC105195871 gene encoding odorant receptor 63a isoform X2, translating into MTDYHLPHTFLLIFNSSYVCHSYHKIYSKNTMLVHIIREYNINKTLLSRFGLWPFQNKFVRYLLPISLFVLEISGIQLEIIFLCDDWKDTELIFESFFITIAMIMFIMKLCNEFWNYNKVRHLYEIMENHWNIFTKESEMRILKNYSGLSRKLIIIYTLLVFLAIFSYVTIPLKPLLFDIIWPLNESRPRKFPMPIKKITDLDKYYVPIYCYLTTTLLLGVGVFCAVDSVYITRILHACSLFSIVNQQIEMISKPDINMKTSNNCKCCINTNDSKYCMKIDTYKSTSEEVTYKEYIICLKKYQIAREFVSLLNSMYYLVYELEKIVNAISHIVIITAILMHLLVICYSGQIIMDHSQKVFYRIYAVEWYALSWRFKSLMLITLRKSFTPCGLKTAIFSLSLETYAAMVKAGVSYFMTFLSFKD
- the LOC105195871 gene encoding odorant receptor 63a isoform X3 yields the protein MIMFIMKLCNEFWNYNKVRHLYEIMENHWNIFTKESEMRILKNYSGLSRKLIIIYTLLVFLAIFSYVTIPLKPLLFDIIWPLNESRPRKFPMPIKKITDLDKYYVPIYCYLTTTLLLGVGVFCAVDSVYITRILHACSLFSIVNQQIEMISKPDINMKTSNNCKCCINTNDSKYCMKIDTYKSTSEEVTYKEYIICLKKYQIAREFVSLLNSMYYVGTFFLLLLNILIFSLSIIRLVYELEKIVNAISHIVIITAILMHLLVICYSGQIIMDHSQKVFYRIYAVEWYALSWRFKSLMLITLRKSFTPCGLKTAIFSLSLETYAAMVKAGVSYFMTFLSFKD